One segment of Aquimarina sp. BL5 DNA contains the following:
- a CDS encoding NAD(P)H-dependent oxidoreductase, with protein sequence MQLIENLKWRYATKKYDTSKKISSEDLEKIKEAIQLSATSYGLQLFKVLIVENKSIREKLRPVSWGQPQITDASHLLVFCSYDDVTDKDIEAYIDLKAQTQGLKVSDLKDYSDFMKMKMKEKSADEKQSWTAKQTYIALSNALNACAELKLDSTPMEGFEPESYDEILNLKDKGLKTSVVLAIGYRSEEDDTQNTKKVRKPLGAIFEKI encoded by the coding sequence ATGCAATTAATTGAAAACTTAAAGTGGAGATACGCCACTAAAAAATATGACACTTCAAAGAAAATTAGTTCTGAAGATTTAGAAAAAATAAAAGAAGCAATTCAACTATCGGCAACGTCTTATGGATTACAATTATTTAAGGTTCTTATCGTTGAAAATAAGTCAATTAGAGAAAAGTTGAGACCCGTATCTTGGGGACAGCCCCAAATAACAGATGCATCTCACTTACTTGTTTTTTGTAGCTATGATGATGTTACAGATAAAGACATAGAGGCCTATATCGATTTAAAGGCACAAACGCAAGGTTTAAAAGTTTCTGATTTAAAAGACTACAGTGATTTCATGAAAATGAAAATGAAAGAAAAATCTGCAGATGAGAAACAATCTTGGACTGCGAAACAAACTTATATAGCATTGTCTAACGCCCTTAATGCCTGTGCCGAACTTAAATTAGATAGTACACCTATGGAAGGTTTTGAGCCAGAATCATATGACGAAATTTTGAACTTAAAAGATAAAGGTTTGAAAACCAGTGTTGTATTAGCAATTGGTTATAGAAGCGAAGAAGACGATACCCAAAACACAAAAAAGGTTAGAAAACCATTAGGGGCAATTTTTGAAAAAATATAG
- a CDS encoding HAD family phosphatase → MINAVIFDMDGVIVDSEPFWQKAEREVFTSLGVEITDELRRITQRMTTNEVTRFWFKRNPWKNKGIEEVENMVIDRVIELIELENCLIPGVVDTIKELKSRGVKLALATNSPYRIIPKVLNKMNIIKDFETISSAEFEKKGKPEPYIYLSTLQKLNEKADNCIVIEDSNSGIIAANKAGIKVIAFTNGGKNLITENFDFKIPSFENVDYTIFESVK, encoded by the coding sequence TTGATTAATGCTGTGATTTTTGATATGGATGGAGTGATTGTAGACTCCGAACCTTTTTGGCAGAAAGCTGAGAGAGAGGTTTTTACATCTTTGGGAGTAGAGATAACAGACGAATTACGTCGCATAACCCAAAGAATGACTACTAATGAAGTTACAAGGTTTTGGTTTAAAAGAAATCCATGGAAAAACAAGGGGATTGAGGAAGTTGAAAATATGGTGATTGATCGAGTAATAGAATTGATTGAATTAGAAAATTGTCTAATTCCAGGTGTAGTAGATACAATCAAAGAACTTAAGTCAAGAGGTGTTAAGTTAGCGTTAGCGACAAATTCTCCCTATAGAATAATTCCAAAAGTCTTAAATAAAATGAATATTATTAAGGATTTCGAAACAATATCATCAGCGGAATTCGAGAAAAAAGGAAAGCCAGAACCATATATTTACTTAAGTACTCTACAAAAATTAAATGAAAAGGCTGATAATTGTATTGTGATAGAAGATTCAAATTCAGGAATTATAGCAGCAAATAAGGCGGGCATAAAAGTGATAGCATTTACAAATGGAGGTAAAAACTTAATAACTGAAAATTTTGATTTTAAAATACCTTCATTCGAGAATGTCGATTACACAATATTCGAAAGTGTAAAATAA
- a CDS encoding zinc-binding dehydrogenase, which yields MKAVVYKERAKIEVVDIAKPQLLKDDDVIVRITLAGVCGADLEFTQNGPEMGLFEGMRIGHEFVGVIDQVGKDIHTLKVGDRVVASAMFVDGDCYYCKRDLPSACDHGGLFGTPLFAEHGGDDIQGGQAEFIRVPYANTSLFKLPEGLTGDEHDTKVLPLGDNFATGYHGALNANIKTGETVVVIGDGAVGLSAVMAATLFGPSTIILVGRHDSRLELAKTIGATHVVNSKNEDPVAFVKSLTEGRGANSVIDSVGNKTAITQGMEMTQAGASISVLGFGHLYEPVEQPYSSALFRNITIHTGVVNVAAYMKKLLPIVERGVIDPSVIFTDVLPLSEAEKGYDLMRDRTSGTLKVALRP from the coding sequence ATGAAAGCAGTAGTATACAAAGAAAGAGCAAAAATCGAGGTCGTTGATATAGCAAAACCTCAATTATTAAAAGACGATGATGTTATCGTACGTATTACCCTTGCGGGTGTTTGCGGAGCGGATTTAGAATTTACCCAAAACGGACCCGAAATGGGATTGTTTGAAGGGATGCGAATAGGTCATGAATTCGTTGGAGTAATAGATCAAGTAGGTAAAGATATTCACACCTTAAAAGTTGGAGACCGCGTTGTGGCTTCTGCTATGTTTGTTGACGGAGATTGTTACTATTGTAAACGTGATTTGCCTTCGGCCTGTGATCATGGAGGCTTATTTGGAACACCTCTTTTTGCAGAGCATGGAGGTGATGATATCCAAGGAGGGCAAGCTGAATTTATACGTGTGCCTTATGCCAATACATCATTATTTAAACTTCCAGAAGGTTTAACTGGAGATGAGCATGATACGAAAGTTCTTCCGTTAGGAGATAATTTTGCTACAGGTTATCACGGAGCACTAAATGCTAATATCAAAACTGGAGAAACTGTAGTAGTTATAGGTGATGGTGCAGTAGGTCTAAGTGCAGTAATGGCTGCAACATTATTTGGTCCTTCTACGATTATTCTTGTAGGACGTCACGATAGTCGATTAGAGTTAGCAAAAACTATTGGAGCAACACACGTAGTGAATTCAAAAAATGAAGACCCTGTAGCATTTGTGAAGTCACTTACAGAAGGACGAGGTGCAAATTCTGTAATCGATTCTGTCGGTAATAAAACAGCAATTACACAAGGAATGGAAATGACTCAGGCTGGTGCATCAATAAGTGTTCTGGGATTTGGTCATCTTTATGAACCAGTAGAGCAGCCATACTCCTCAGCTTTGTTTAGAAATATAACTATTCATACAGGTGTTGTAAATGTAGCAGCGTATATGAAAAAATTACTTCCTATAGTAGAAAGAGGTGTTATTGATCCTAGTGTAATTTTTACAGATGTTTTACCCTTATCTGAAGCAGAAAAGGGCTATGATTTAATGCGTGATCGAACGTCAGGAACGCTTAAAGTGGCTTTACGTCCATAA
- a CDS encoding NADH:flavin oxidoreductase, giving the protein MKENNLVQTNEVLHFASGKTMKNRFMLAPLTNKQSHDNGTLSKEELKWLRMRAKGQFGLVMTCAVNVQANGKAWPGELGIYSDNQLLGHRKLTENIKAYGSLAVIQLFHGGMRSPKELIDEQPICPSDNEEFKARALSLNEIYQVRDDFISAAVRAKKSGYDGVEVHGAHGYLLAQFLSSEINHRNDKYGGSLENRARLIFEIVEGIYEACGSDFAIGVRLSPERYGMVLDEVKLVAQWLIDSNKIDFLDLSLWDVFKKPEKHSDTKKSLLEHFLELEYKKVKLTVAGKINGGKEVHEVLNAGADFVAIGRSGIIHHDFPVRVMNNDSFVPEQLPVSISHLKNEGLGPKFIEMMKSWPDFIKK; this is encoded by the coding sequence ATGAAAGAGAACAATCTTGTCCAAACCAATGAGGTTTTACATTTTGCTAGTGGCAAAACAATGAAGAACCGATTTATGTTAGCTCCGCTTACCAATAAACAGAGTCACGATAATGGAACATTATCAAAGGAAGAGTTAAAATGGTTAAGAATGAGAGCTAAAGGCCAATTTGGATTAGTAATGACTTGTGCCGTCAATGTTCAAGCCAATGGTAAAGCTTGGCCTGGAGAGTTAGGGATTTATTCGGACAATCAACTCTTAGGACATCGAAAATTAACAGAAAACATTAAAGCTTATGGTAGTCTTGCTGTAATTCAACTATTTCATGGTGGTATGAGGTCTCCAAAAGAATTGATAGATGAACAACCTATTTGCCCCTCCGATAATGAAGAATTTAAAGCGAGAGCATTATCCCTAAATGAAATATATCAAGTTAGAGACGATTTCATTTCTGCTGCTGTAAGAGCAAAAAAATCTGGCTATGATGGGGTTGAAGTCCATGGCGCACATGGGTATTTGCTGGCACAGTTTTTAAGTAGTGAAATTAATCATAGAAATGATAAATATGGAGGAAGTCTAGAAAATAGAGCGCGATTAATTTTTGAAATTGTTGAAGGCATTTATGAAGCTTGTGGTTCAGATTTTGCTATTGGAGTACGCTTATCTCCAGAACGATATGGAATGGTATTAGATGAAGTGAAATTAGTAGCACAATGGCTTATTGATTCAAATAAAATTGATTTTTTAGACTTGTCATTATGGGACGTATTTAAAAAACCCGAAAAGCATTCTGATACTAAGAAAAGTTTATTAGAGCATTTTTTAGAATTAGAGTATAAGAAAGTTAAATTAACAGTAGCTGGAAAAATTAACGGAGGCAAAGAAGTTCATGAAGTCCTTAATGCAGGTGCAGATTTTGTTGCTATCGGAAGATCAGGAATCATTCACCATGATTTTCCTGTTAGGGTTATGAACAATGATAGCTTTGTGCCAGAACAATTACCAGTTTCTATTTCTCATTTAAAGAACGAAGGATTAGGACCGAAGTTTATCGAAATGATGAAATCATGGCCTGATTTTATTAAAAAATAA
- a CDS encoding FAD binding domain-containing protein: protein MIQFILNNEVIRTSANAGITLLDFIREHQQLKGTKIGCREGDCGACTVLVGILNEGKISYQNITSCISPLGNANGKHIVTIEGMNLPTALNTVQQAMTDNYATQCGFCTPGFVVSMTGYAMQNDESILDSCNDAISGNICRCTGYKSIEKAGFLVEAKLQEKDTNDTIAWLIKEGFIPNYFETIPQKLKDLEPELITGEGKIVANGTDLYVHNADQLAEEQVQLIAGHKALIGIQFTDTICTIGANTTVTELVENEKLQLLFPKLKSFLKLVSSEPIRNMGTLGGNFVNASPIGDMTIFFLALNATLTIQTKTNSERQIPFNEFYKGYKTYDLQKGEILKNISFSVLENQDFYNFEKVSKRTHLDIASVNTAAKITLENNIIKAAHFSMGGVAPIPKYLFDTSDFLIGKTIDSETVKQAVSILQSEIAPISDVRGSSDYKRLLAKQLFFAHFIELFPTKVQLQKLIA, encoded by the coding sequence ATGATTCAATTTATTTTAAATAATGAGGTTATTCGAACATCTGCTAATGCAGGAATAACGCTTCTAGATTTTATAAGGGAACACCAGCAATTAAAAGGAACAAAAATTGGTTGTCGTGAAGGAGATTGTGGTGCTTGTACAGTTTTGGTAGGAATACTAAATGAGGGCAAGATTTCCTATCAAAATATTACATCCTGTATTTCACCTCTTGGGAATGCCAATGGAAAACATATTGTTACGATCGAAGGGATGAATTTACCTACAGCATTGAATACCGTACAACAAGCTATGACTGATAACTACGCTACGCAATGTGGATTTTGTACACCAGGTTTTGTAGTTTCTATGACTGGATACGCTATGCAGAACGATGAAAGTATCTTGGATTCTTGTAATGATGCTATAAGTGGTAATATTTGTAGGTGCACAGGATATAAATCTATAGAGAAAGCGGGCTTTCTAGTAGAAGCGAAACTACAAGAAAAAGATACTAATGATACGATAGCATGGTTGATCAAAGAGGGGTTTATTCCTAATTATTTTGAAACAATTCCTCAAAAATTAAAAGATTTAGAGCCCGAACTGATTACTGGCGAAGGAAAAATAGTTGCCAATGGAACGGATCTATACGTTCATAATGCAGATCAACTTGCAGAGGAACAAGTTCAGTTAATTGCCGGTCATAAAGCATTGATAGGAATTCAATTTACAGATACAATTTGTACTATAGGTGCTAATACTACAGTTACAGAATTAGTAGAAAATGAAAAATTACAGTTGCTGTTTCCGAAATTAAAATCATTTCTTAAACTAGTTTCTTCAGAACCTATACGAAATATGGGGACTTTAGGAGGAAACTTTGTCAATGCTTCTCCTATCGGAGATATGACAATTTTCTTTTTGGCACTTAATGCTACACTAACGATACAGACCAAAACAAATTCGGAAAGACAAATACCTTTTAATGAGTTTTATAAAGGATATAAAACTTATGATTTACAAAAAGGAGAAATTTTAAAAAATATTTCTTTTTCTGTTCTAGAAAATCAAGATTTTTATAATTTCGAAAAGGTAAGTAAACGAACACATTTAGATATCGCAAGTGTTAATACCGCAGCAAAAATAACCTTAGAAAACAACATCATCAAAGCTGCACATTTCTCGATGGGCGGTGTTGCTCCAATTCCAAAATATCTATTCGATACTAGTGATTTCTTAATTGGAAAAACAATTGATTCCGAAACTGTAAAACAAGCAGTCTCGATTTTGCAGTCAGAAATTGCGCCCATAAGTGATGTAAGAGGATCATCAGATTATAAGAGGCTATTAGCAAAACAATTGTTCTTTGCACATTTTATTGAATTATTTCCAACAAAGGTTCAACTTCAAAAACTGATAGCGTGA
- a CDS encoding helix-turn-helix domain-containing protein — protein MKLALNFVLVIGIVLSILPIIGIVKLKEKKLPHYLLIVFWILILNIIIYFYATLHELTLLQFITNYLQNGVRFLIPPLLYVYVKSIFFKPSGLIRENIKHFIVFFIYFTAYILPKSLYPNATYIYTIHVYVPNWAIVQDIFGILYFIAALHLFYKFKNLLKVNYSNIREKDVLWIEKFLISFLIVLIVDLIITIVEIIVGYYVDWDAYITVFFLIFAMFYLGYYGLTQSTVFLPSFLTHMPISNDAKKESSYLKSIEKSMLKEKFRECMNEQKIFLLQDLNLKLLADKMDTSERKLSAFFSEVLSSNFHDTINAYRVEEAKAILTSKAMENHSIVGIGLSCGFSSKSSFYRIFKKSTSLTPLEYVKQKS, from the coding sequence ATGAAATTAGCATTAAACTTTGTATTGGTAATTGGAATAGTATTAAGTATTCTACCTATAATAGGTATCGTTAAGCTAAAAGAAAAAAAGTTACCCCATTATTTATTGATTGTTTTTTGGATATTAATTCTTAACATTATCATATATTTCTATGCTACTTTACATGAATTAACACTATTACAATTTATAACCAATTATTTACAGAACGGTGTTCGTTTTTTAATTCCACCTTTGTTATATGTATATGTGAAATCTATTTTTTTCAAACCATCTGGACTGATAAGAGAAAATATAAAACATTTTATAGTTTTCTTTATTTATTTTACCGCATACATTTTACCAAAATCTTTATATCCAAACGCTACATATATTTACACAATTCACGTATATGTACCTAACTGGGCAATAGTACAGGACATTTTTGGGATCCTTTATTTTATTGCAGCTTTACATTTATTTTATAAGTTTAAGAACTTACTAAAGGTAAACTATTCTAATATTAGAGAGAAAGATGTACTATGGATTGAGAAATTTCTGATCAGTTTTTTAATTGTATTGATTGTAGACCTTATTATAACCATTGTAGAAATTATAGTAGGTTATTATGTAGATTGGGATGCCTACATTACAGTGTTTTTTTTAATTTTCGCGATGTTTTATCTTGGGTATTATGGTCTTACACAATCTACTGTTTTTTTACCCAGCTTTTTGACTCATATGCCAATTTCAAACGATGCTAAGAAGGAATCTTCTTATTTAAAATCGATAGAGAAAAGTATGTTAAAAGAAAAGTTTCGTGAGTGTATGAATGAACAAAAAATATTTCTACTACAAGATTTGAACTTGAAATTATTAGCGGATAAAATGGATACTTCAGAACGAAAATTATCAGCATTTTTTAGTGAGGTTTTATCGAGTAATTTTCACGATACCATTAATGCATATCGCGTAGAAGAAGCTAAGGCTATTTTAACATCAAAAGCAATGGAAAATCATTCTATAGTTGGTATAGGGTTGTCCTGTGGATTCAGTTCTAAAAGTAGTTTTTATAGAATCTTTAAAAAAAGCACTTCGCTAACTCCATTAGAATATGTAAAGCAGAAATCATAA
- a CDS encoding ZIP family metal transporter → MNKYLLPVIAIVIGVIIGFITKKQKSKGTKLLLSFSGAFLLALTLFDLLPEVYHHLEAKQTGLLIMCGVLLQIILEFLSKGIEHGHDQLHKENKEFPWVLFISLCIHSFLEGFPIHQHNDMVYGILIHKIPIAALITTYLFQSSYSKVQVIGFLLIFMVMTPLGTYMSNNTVLVNEYIDFVNAIVIGIFLHIATTILFETGEGHKFNLSKLVVICFGVFIANLI, encoded by the coding sequence ATGAATAAGTATTTACTTCCAGTTATTGCCATTGTTATTGGCGTTATTATTGGGTTTATCACCAAAAAGCAAAAATCTAAAGGCACTAAATTATTATTATCATTTAGTGGTGCATTTCTATTAGCATTAACGCTTTTTGATTTATTACCAGAAGTATATCATCATTTAGAAGCCAAGCAAACTGGGCTTTTAATAATGTGTGGAGTACTATTACAAATTATTTTAGAATTTTTATCAAAAGGCATCGAGCATGGTCATGACCAATTACATAAGGAAAATAAAGAGTTTCCTTGGGTACTATTCATTAGTCTTTGTATTCATAGTTTTTTAGAAGGGTTTCCTATTCATCAGCATAATGATATGGTCTATGGTATATTGATACATAAAATTCCAATAGCTGCATTAATCACTACGTATTTATTTCAATCTAGTTATAGTAAAGTTCAAGTTATTGGTTTCTTATTAATATTTATGGTAATGACACCTCTAGGTACCTATATGTCTAATAATACAGTTTTAGTTAATGAATATATAGATTTTGTTAATGCTATAGTGATCGGTATCTTTTTACATATTGCTACAACTATTTTGTTTGAAACAGGTGAAGGTCATAAGTTTAATTTATCCAAGCTGGTAGTGATATGTTTTGGTGTTTTCATCGCTAATTTGATATAA
- a CDS encoding nuclear transport factor 2 family protein, translating to MKKVLITFITIITMTITTELHAQQTDLERIETTLNYYLTGLVNNDAKTLTKAFHPTATMKWIDKDYKEVNAIKGLTEGMDGSPLKEKIKTRVVSVNISGNAASAQLEIQFPTFTYIDFMHVLKIDGQWKIVSKIFYTRQDSK from the coding sequence ATGAAAAAAGTCTTAATAACATTTATAACAATAATTACTATGACAATTACAACAGAGTTACATGCGCAACAAACAGATCTAGAGCGTATTGAGACAACACTGAATTACTATCTCACCGGATTGGTAAATAACGATGCTAAGACCTTAACAAAAGCTTTTCATCCTACCGCAACTATGAAATGGATAGATAAAGATTATAAAGAAGTCAATGCCATTAAAGGATTAACGGAAGGGATGGATGGATCTCCACTTAAAGAAAAGATAAAAACGAGAGTTGTTTCAGTAAATATTTCTGGAAATGCGGCAAGTGCTCAACTAGAGATTCAATTTCCAACATTTACTTACATTGATTTTATGCATGTATTGAAGATAGACGGACAGTGGAAAATAGTGAGTAAAATATTTTACACTAGACAAGATTCTAAATAA
- a CDS encoding serine hydrolase, protein MLKKSICLSVLILYILSSCAQQTIEDYIGEWEGKTEIKNALNLEISIKKLNGTDAVFTLSNNKKIVTKDFRFGKKINVILDKNFIFSGIVNNEQSEISGFIKSKGNLFPTKLVKEGDRFLGKWNLSVFHYLQSQSLRLIIKESNTPNEEYPAYPILGSLWCNDFKKNKNAISFVDYKTGLEFEGQLKPSEIILNISLGGKFITKTSFKRRTESTKNHSNSVQENLQINDGWKSSKNPLILKKMEEDIHNGDLIGIEGALVAKKGKITYEKYFAGFNAAIPHDTRSASKSVSSAIIGIAIDDKIIESVDQSLYDFIPKEYQYTKDTLKAKITIKDLLTMSSGLDVNKAASEDYYQESSNWLKTVLEAPMVKAPGTYTDYGSANPFLLGIYLNERLDVPLEFYMQDKFFSPLGITNYILNTDDKESAPYFGGGFRLTPRDLLKFGQLYLNKGIWKGRQIISEAWVEESFKKHTRLQDVKDKNEYGYFWWHDNYMINGKSVQSIEARGAGGQLIIVIPKLESVVVITAGNYRNGKWSHSRKLFKEYILPVLLN, encoded by the coding sequence ATGCTTAAAAAATCTATTTGTCTATCCGTTTTAATACTTTATATATTATCAAGCTGTGCTCAACAAACTATAGAAGATTACATAGGGGAATGGGAAGGGAAAACGGAAATTAAAAATGCTCTTAACTTAGAGATATCTATCAAAAAACTGAATGGAACAGATGCTGTTTTCACACTTTCAAACAACAAAAAAATAGTAACAAAAGATTTCAGATTTGGAAAGAAAATCAATGTTATATTAGATAAGAACTTCATTTTTAGTGGGATCGTTAATAATGAGCAATCAGAAATAAGTGGTTTTATTAAATCAAAGGGAAATTTGTTTCCTACGAAACTCGTTAAAGAAGGAGATCGTTTCTTAGGAAAATGGAATCTGTCGGTGTTTCACTATCTACAATCTCAATCTTTACGTTTAATTATAAAAGAAAGTAATACCCCAAATGAGGAATATCCTGCTTACCCGATTCTTGGAAGCCTTTGGTGCAACGATTTTAAGAAAAATAAGAATGCTATTTCATTTGTAGATTATAAAACAGGGCTTGAATTTGAAGGGCAATTAAAACCCTCTGAAATTATATTGAATATTAGTTTGGGTGGCAAGTTTATAACAAAAACATCATTTAAAAGACGAACAGAAAGTACAAAAAACCATTCCAACTCTGTACAAGAGAATTTACAAATTAATGACGGTTGGAAATCATCAAAAAATCCTTTAATACTTAAAAAAATGGAGGAAGATATCCATAATGGTGACTTAATAGGTATAGAGGGAGCTCTTGTTGCAAAAAAAGGTAAAATCACTTACGAAAAATACTTTGCTGGTTTTAATGCTGCTATTCCACACGATACACGTTCCGCATCAAAAAGTGTTTCATCAGCCATCATCGGTATAGCTATTGATGATAAAATTATAGAAAGCGTTGATCAAAGTCTATATGATTTTATACCTAAAGAATATCAGTATACAAAAGATACTTTAAAAGCTAAAATAACAATCAAGGATTTATTGACTATGAGCTCTGGATTAGATGTTAATAAGGCAGCATCAGAAGATTATTATCAAGAGTCCAGTAATTGGTTAAAAACAGTGTTGGAGGCTCCTATGGTAAAAGCCCCAGGGACTTATACCGATTATGGATCTGCAAATCCATTTCTACTTGGTATTTATTTAAACGAAAGATTAGATGTACCTCTAGAATTTTATATGCAAGATAAGTTTTTTTCGCCTCTGGGAATTACAAATTATATATTGAATACTGACGATAAAGAAAGTGCGCCATATTTTGGAGGAGGTTTCCGATTAACCCCAAGAGATTTACTAAAGTTTGGGCAGCTATATCTTAACAAGGGGATCTGGAAAGGAAGACAGATTATTTCAGAAGCTTGGGTTGAAGAATCTTTTAAAAAACACACAAGACTACAAGACGTAAAAGATAAGAATGAATATGGCTATTTTTGGTGGCACGACAATTATATGATCAATGGAAAATCTGTTCAGTCTATTGAAGCAAGAGGAGCTGGAGGTCAGCTTATTATTGTAATTCCAAAGTTGGAATCCGTGGTTGTAATAACAGCTGGGAATTATAGAAACGGGAAATGGAGTCATTCAAGAAAATTATTTAAAGAATATATCCTTCCTGTGCTGCTAAATTAA
- a CDS encoding toxin-antitoxin system YwqK family antitoxin, producing the protein MKKRTYILFFMMMCLLLACKQNSNQSNDNGINISYEKSVKVFKDYYESGELLVSGQYENDKKVGEWTSYFKNGEPSKIESYQDGKLEGAWKVFHPTGKLYMDGAHQQNAKIGTWKHYLDDGTLKYIKHYDTEGSTGEWKSYYDSGELASVENYKNGRPHGLWTDFYKNGQIYRTGEKIKGKEDGVWKIYNDKGGLLLTETYENGKKIQAVRSNEAEN; encoded by the coding sequence ATGAAAAAAAGAACCTACATATTATTTTTTATGATGATGTGCTTGCTCTTAGCTTGTAAACAAAATTCTAACCAGTCAAATGATAATGGTATAAATATTAGTTATGAAAAAAGTGTAAAAGTCTTTAAGGATTATTATGAAAGTGGAGAATTACTTGTGTCAGGGCAGTATGAAAATGATAAAAAAGTCGGGGAGTGGACAAGCTATTTCAAAAACGGAGAGCCCTCAAAAATAGAAAGCTACCAAGATGGAAAATTAGAAGGGGCTTGGAAGGTCTTTCATCCAACAGGAAAATTATATATGGATGGAGCACATCAACAAAACGCTAAAATCGGAACTTGGAAACACTATTTAGATGATGGAACTCTTAAATATATAAAGCATTATGATACAGAAGGAAGTACAGGAGAATGGAAAAGTTATTATGATTCTGGTGAATTGGCTTCCGTAGAAAACTATAAAAATGGGAGACCACATGGTTTGTGGACTGATTTTTATAAAAATGGTCAAATTTATAGAACTGGAGAAAAAATAAAAGGTAAAGAAGATGGAGTATGGAAAATCTATAATGATAAAGGGGGGCTATTGTTAACTGAGACCTATGAAAACGGTAAAAAAATACAAGCAGTTCGAAGTAATGAAGCTGAAAATTGA
- a CDS encoding DUF2911 domain-containing protein produces MSNLKAQITLPAKSPEAEVSQRVGITDITIHYNRPSVKGRKIWGSLVPYGFNYLGFGTSKAAPWRAGSDYNTTINFTHEVSIQGNKVPAGKYALFMVPEENREVMIILSSNTTSWGSYFYDVNEDILRFKVTSIDKNTSTEMLTYSFDSMTPYNATVSLHWDTKEIPFRIDVAVDEIVMEGIRNDLRSPKGFQQSTWDSAANYALSVGQLDQAQEWVNASIEGNFFSKETFSNLSLKSQILQKQGKTAEAQDMVQKAIPLGSPDELYKLGLRFIMDGELYKAIEIMKANVKNNNGVFPSHYGLARAYSAKKDFKNALKALEKTGDDTPKHFEARFIKYKERLKKGEGI; encoded by the coding sequence ATGTCAAACTTAAAAGCACAAATCACGCTACCAGCTAAAAGCCCTGAAGCAGAGGTTAGTCAACGTGTAGGTATTACCGATATTACGATTCACTATAACAGACCATCTGTTAAAGGCCGAAAAATCTGGGGCAGTTTAGTACCCTATGGTTTTAATTATTTAGGGTTTGGAACTTCTAAAGCTGCGCCTTGGAGAGCGGGATCAGATTATAATACTACGATTAATTTTACACATGAGGTTAGTATACAAGGTAACAAAGTTCCTGCAGGAAAATATGCCTTGTTTATGGTACCAGAAGAAAATAGAGAAGTGATGATTATTTTATCTTCTAATACTACTTCTTGGGGATCGTATTTTTATGATGTAAATGAAGATATACTTCGTTTTAAAGTTACTTCTATAGATAAAAATACTAGCACAGAAATGCTGACATATAGTTTTGATTCGATGACACCCTATAATGCAACGGTTTCTTTACATTGGGACACCAAAGAGATACCCTTTAGAATTGATGTAGCAGTAGATGAAATTGTCATGGAGGGAATTCGTAATGATTTAAGGAGTCCAAAAGGATTTCAGCAATCTACTTGGGATAGTGCAGCCAATTATGCTCTTAGTGTGGGGCAATTAGACCAAGCGCAGGAATGGGTTAATGCTTCTATTGAAGGTAATTTTTTCAGTAAAGAAACATTTAGTAATCTTTCTTTGAAATCTCAGATTTTACAAAAACAAGGAAAGACTGCCGAAGCCCAGGATATGGTACAAAAAGCTATTCCATTGGGAAGTCCTGACGAACTTTACAAATTAGGACTAAGATTCATCATGGATGGCGAATTATACAAAGCGATAGAAATCATGAAAGCGAATGTCAAAAATAATAATGGTGTTTTTCCAAGTCATTATGGATTGGCTAGAGCTTATTCAGCTAAAAAAGATTTCAAAAATGCGTTGAAGGCTTTGGAAAAAACTGGAGATGACACTCCAAAGCATTTTGAAGCTAGATTCATAAAATACAAAGAACGCTTGAAAAAAGGTGAGGGTATTTAA
- a CDS encoding GNAT family N-acetyltransferase: MILQQKNNISRIELIVHKENLKTIEFYKRMGYKLLDIVPNHFETGQIIENYQMVKILAKK, from the coding sequence ATGATTTTGCAACAAAAAAATAATATTTCAAGAATTGAATTAATCGTACATAAAGAAAACCTTAAAACAATAGAGTTTTATAAAAGAATGGGTTATAAATTACTAGACATCGTACCTAACCATTTTGAGACTGGTCAAATTATCGAAAACTATCAAATGGTAAAAATATTGGCAAAAAAGTAA